GCCTTATAATTTTATGATACAAAATAACTGTGTGCCTGTACTATACAAATCCTCGTGCAATTATGTTAGCTTCTTTCACCTGAATTGGTAGGTTGTTCTGTATACACTTCACTGCTTGGTGATAATGTACTGGAAGGTGTAACAATTTTACTGGTTGACAATGATATACTTGATAGTGTTAAAATACTACTACTGGTCAAACTTGATGATGGTTCAATACTATTGATCACACTTGATGATGGTCCAATACTATTGATCACACTTGATGATGGTCCAATACTATTGATCACACTTGATGATGGTCCAATACTATTGATCACACTTGATGATGGTCCAATACTATTGATCACACTTGATGATGGTTCAGTACTATCGGTCACACTTGATGATGGTCCAATACTATTGATCACACTTGATGATGGTTCAGTACTATCGGTCACACTTGATGATGGTCCAATACTATTGATCACACTTGATGATGGTCCAATACTATTGATCACACTTGATGATGGTCCAATACTATTGATCACACTTGATGATGGTTCAATACTATTGATCACACTTGATGATGGTCCAATACTATTGATCACACTTGATGATGGTCCAATACTATTGATCACACTTGATGATGGTCCAATACTATTGATCACACTTGATGATGGTCTAATACTATTGATCACACTTGATGATGGTCCAATACTATTGATCACACTTGATGATGGTCCAATACTATTGATCACACTTGATGATGGTCCAATACTATTGATCACCTTTGATGATGGTCCAATACTATTGATCACACTTGATGATGGTTCAGTACTATCGGTCACACTTGTTGATGGTTCAATACTATTGATCACACTTGATGATGGTCCAATACTATTGATCACACTTGATGATGGTCCAATACTATTGATCACACTTGATGATGGTTCAGTACTATCGGTCACACTTGATGATGGTCCAATACTATTGATCACACTTGATGATGGTTCAGTACTATCGGTCACACTTGATGATGGTCCAATACTATTGATCACACTTGATGATGGTCCAATACTATTGATCACACTTGATGATGGTCCAATACTATTGATCACACTTGATGATGGTTCAATACTATTGATCACACTTGATGATGGTCCAATACTATTGATCACACTTGATGATGGTCCAATACTATTGATCACACTTGATGATGGTCCAATACTATTGATCACACTTGATGATGGTCTAATACTATTGATCACACTTGATGATGGTCCAATACTATTGATCACACTTGATGATGGTCCAATACTATTGATCACACTTGATGATGGTCCAATACTATTAATCACACTTGATGATGGTCTAATACTATTGATCACACTTGATGATGGTCCAATACTATTGATCACACTTGATGATGGTCCAATACTATTGATCACACTTGATGATGGTCCAATACTATTGATCACACTTGATGATGGTCCAATACTATCGGTCACACTTGTTGATGGTTCAATATTACTGCTGATCACACTGGATAGTGTTACAATACTAGCAACACTCAATGCAGTTTGAATATCTCCAGTTGATAGGTACATTCTTGCAACTGATGGTGTTACTGTACTGCTACTGGTTATACTAAATGGTGCACCATGACATTTTGTAATAGGAAACAGACAAGGACTGTACAGCTCTCAACTTactgaagcatgcatgcatctACATACCAAATAGGATAAAAGTTTGGTGTTCGTCTGTTTCTTTTTGCATAGCTAAAACAATGCAACTGTTAAAGAAGGTGCAACTTTTAAAACATCatagtaaaatttcaaaaaGTTGTGAAAGCAAAGATGGTGACCATGCGTTGTTAGAATTTCTTTGCATTAGTCATCCCTTGGCTGCTACTGTCAATGCTACTTAAAACATTTTTATAGGAAGGGAGGGCTCAACCTTACCAAAAACAAACATCATCCCGCAAGTCACTCAGCAGAAGGAGAGACTCAATGGAATAATTTACATTTTTTCTAAGTTGGACCTTATCATCACACCCAGCTGTGAAGTGCTAAGTTACATTACAGTGATTTTTCTTACTGAGGGCATCATGTACAATCAAGTGAGCCCTCAGGTTGACACTCTAGGTGGAAAAGGGTAATGGGCAGTGGAACAATACCCCACAGACACATGACTGCTGACTTCAAAAGGGAAAAGGATAGCCTGCAACTAATTATCCAGACCAAGCAAGCTACAAGCAAAGATAACTGAAGGAGATAGATAAGCTTTCTTCACCTCATGTACCAATTAATCATCAAGCATTAGTCTTACTCATTAGTAATTTGCTTTCATGGACTGGTTATGTCATGTTATTCTAGAGGGTTTAGCTCTCCCCTCCATCTTATATTAAGTAATTCCATAGACAAAGATGGTGGTATATACTTCTGAAGCATTTATACATGTTGTAGATAACTAGATGGTATATTGGTTATACCAGATGTGAATATATCAATCTCACATGCATGCACCTTGTTAGTTCTACACTTTGGTGTAGACAACTAGATACAATTTTTGTGATATCAATCTCAGACTTAGGGCTAGTCCCACACCTTAGTCAACCATTTATGGCTGTAATTTGGGCCCTGCAGATCCTTTTACTCCATCTGCTATTTAATGATCTGATGTTCTTACAATAGCTAAGTAAGTGGTGTAAAAGGAATGAGTTCAGAAGGAAGAGCAGTTCCTAATTTTCCATATAATATACCAAAGTGATGGTATAGTCTCATGTCGCCATGCAGATCACTTTTTCTCTGCCATGGTGCTTTAGcatttggaaattataagcacctactCCAAATAGACAGAATGTATAACAAGTAActattgcccctagcaaccttaGGTAGGTGAGAATGCGTAAAGTAACCTCTCCAAGTTTCAAAAGGGTAGCATGTATAGGTCACAAGTTATGACATttttaaagtttgcagttttACCCATGCATTATCCATGTAAAGGGGTCTCCTTCTGGACAATCACATACACATAATGTATGAGAAATCACAAACTAAAAATATCATGAGATATGATCTATAATTAACTTCCTATCCCTATGTAAGTAAACACAACAACATACCATGGACTGACAGCAGTAGGAGAAGGCATCACAACTGCACTAGATGACTGCACAGTGGCTACACTGGGAGTTGATATTACAGGCGTCATCATATGGGATGTCACTGAGGTAGATGGAGATGGTTGATTGCTTATCGTACATGTGTCATCTTGACCAAAACATTTTCCACTGGCTAAGTTGAAGTTACATGTTCTCAGTTCCCTGTTTGTTCCATCAAACACCAAACCAACTTCATTGTTACCACTACAATCATATGTGGCACTAGTTCCTGATGTACACTGCACATAGTTTAGTCTACACAACAACAATGTTAATTCATTGAAATATTGTGGTCTCTACTTACCCATCATCACCAAAATCTATCAGTTGATCTAGTTTACATTTGTTTCCAGTTCCTCCAGATCCTTTTAAATTAATGTCACTAATGAATAATGTAGGAGTAGTTGATGTGGCTTCTTGTGTCCATCTCAGTGTTAAATGAGGTGGACTAGAGGATATCGCTAGTGACAGCTTCACCCTTTGATGTGAACCTGTAAATAGACAAATTATAATAATTTCTAGTAGCAATATAAATGTATTTACTCACCAAATATATTGCTTGTATTCCACTTCACAATCCAGTCATCATCTCTATAATGCAACAACACTGGTGGGTATGTGTTGATATCTCCATTACaattattatcatcatcatccagGAAGCCAATAGTAAACTGGACATCGACCTCTTCACTGTGTGTATATCAAAACAATCCATCAACTATACCTATACTAACACTTAAACTTATGATTATGCATAGACCTTTTCTACATATCTCTTCATGTATTGCTTTGGTTTATGATGTGATGAACATGTAGAAAGAAAGCAACTGTGTAGCTGATTGACATGAAATGGAACTATGTAATATAGGCAATCACTTATTGCATATCTTCATGTTTCATGGCTTTGGCAAATATGAAGAACAATCATACAGTGCGATAGTTGGGTTTAGTGATTATGAagaaacctcacttagcag
The Dysidea avara chromosome 7, odDysAvar1.4, whole genome shotgun sequence genome window above contains:
- the LOC136259857 gene encoding uncharacterized protein — its product is MPLFAASGCEEVDVQFTIGFLDDDDNNCNGDINTYPPVLLHYRDDDWIVKWNTSNIFGSHQRVKLSLAISSSPPHLTLRWTQEATSTTPTLFISDINLKGSGGTGNKCKLDQLIDFGDDGLNYVQCTSGTSATYDCSGNNEVGLVFDGTNRELRTCNFNLASGKCFGQDDTCTISNQPSPSTSVTSHMMTPVISTPSVATVQSSSAVVMPSPTAVSPCITSSSTVTPSVARMYLSTGDIQTALSVASIVTLSSVISSNIEPSTSVTDSIGPSSSVINSIGPSSSVINSIGPSSSVINSIGPSSSVINSIRPSSSVINSIGPSSSVINSIGPSSSVINSIGPSSSVINSIRPSSSVINSIGPSSSVINSIGPSSSVINSIGPSSSVINSIEPSSSVINSIGPSSSVINSIGPSSSVINSIGPSSSVTDSTEPSSSVINSIGPSSSVTDSTEPSSSVINSIGPSSSVINSIGPSSSVINSIEPSTSVTDSTEPSSSVINSIGPSSKVINSIGPSSSVINSIGPSSSVINSIGPSSSVINSIRPSSSVINSIGPSSSVINSIGPSSSVINSIGPSSSVINSIEPSSSVINSIGPSSSVINSIGPSSSVINSIGPSSSVTDSTEPSSSVINSIGPSSSVTDSTEPSSSVINSIGPSSSVINSIGPSSSVINSIGPSSSVINSIGPSSSVINSIEPSSSLTSSSILTLSSISLSTSKIVTPSSTLSPSSEVYTEQPTNSEYCLKTTAAGDIELINSTITCMENRLTISENLYMIAMMNNSISDENFTATGLLIFYLHGTVVTPGDIILSSNLLAETTQIDCSGANETFEAWEFLLDHSAEIKNVDEELQLLFVYNLFTSADFYGFNCYNTSTSLITNSIRLIVLRGSVSDLLRNKTVQLSHGDLASFVLPRSVLVATKNEGEPEFIAVSYLFNGLESILSLRPLSGSETIYNLGSPVVSLATSCSSKSCADAIRQDGVQFFIKHSREISDDSSVVCAFWNFSISREYEPFWSSEGCRVLKQTTEQTECVCNHLTHFGILFDASGRSSQISSENKTALRLVTYIGVGLSLFALILTLISFVVLRSQWSLRTFIHVNLCCTLFIAQLIFVVGVDKTSNDIVCATVAILLHYFFLTTFMWMLMEGIVLYIVLVKVFTQVDWKYYTGFTLLCYGGPLLYMIMCVPLGLARTDEWSYGSDRQCWLTYNDYFIWAFIAPVIVLLLINIGFLIMVVRVMKRHKTNAAVADQTRKERVWYWFRGSMSLIVIMGINWIFGVLLFHEYLLPLLYLFAISTALQGIWIFLLFVVGSKQIREDYTKWLGTLHTRLSELKTSNTPSTNSYPTKMTSNDKLLVKSGNNLCKKSTTSAADKNDIVFMNPTYGMS